From Saccharibacillus brassicae:
CGCGTCCTATTTTCCCAAATTTGAAGGAGGAATTTTAATTATGGCCATCTCTATCAGCCTGCCGGACGGCTCCGTCCGGGAATACGCGGACGGCAGCACAATCGAAGACGTCGCCGCGTCGATCAGCAGCAGCCTGCGCAAAAACGCGCTCGCCGGCAAGCAAAACGGTATCGTCGTCGACCTGAACACCCCGCTCGAGAACGGCGCGCAGATCGAAATCGTCATGCCGGGTTCGCCGGAAGGGCTCGAAGTCGTTCGCCACAGCACGGCCCACCTGACGGCTCAAGCGGTCCGCCGTCTGTTCGGCACGACAGAAGTGCAGCTCGGCATCGGTCCGGTCATCGAGGAAGGCTTCTATTATGACATGGACCTGGAGCACGGCCTCAATCCGGAAGATCTGCAGAAGATCGAGAAGGAAATGGAGCGGATCGTCGGCGAGAACCTGCCGATTACCCGCCGCGAAGTAAGCCGCGACGAAGCGCTCAAAATCTTCGGCGAGCTGGGCGATCCGTACAAGCTTGAACTGATCAACGCGCTGCCGGAAGAAGCGGCGATTACGATCTACGACCAGGGCGAGTTCTTCGACCTGTGCCGCGGTCCGCATGTGCCGTCGACAGGCAAGCTCAAAATCTTCAAGCTGCTGAGCGTGGCCGGTGCCTACTGGCGCGGCGACAGCAAGAACAAAATGCTGCAGCGGATCTACGGCACGGCCTTCTTCAAAAAAGCGGAGCTGGACGAGCATCTGCATTTCCTCGAAGAAGCCAAAAAGCGCGACCACCGGAAGCTGGGCAAAGACCTCAAGATGTTCACGTTCAGCAATCTGGTCGGGCAGGGCCTGCCGATCTGGCTGCCGAACGGTGCCAAGCTGCGCCGGACGCTGGAGCGTTACATCGTCGATCTTGAAGAAAGCCTCGGCTACCAGCACGTGTACACGCCGGTCATGGGCAACGTGGAGCTGTACAAAACGTCCGGCCACTGGGAACATTACCAGGAAGACATGTTCCCGCCGATGGAGCTGGACAATGAATCGCTCGTGCTGCGTCCGATGAACTGCCCGCACCATATGATGGTGTACAAAAACGATATGCACAGCTACCGGGAACTGCCGATCCGTATCGCCGAGCTCGGCCTGATGCACCGGTACGAAATGTCCGGCGCGCTGACCGGCTTCCACCGCGTGCGCGCGATGACGCTGAACGATGCGCATATTTTCTGCCGCCCGGACCAGATCAAGGAAGAATTCGGCCGCGTCGTGAAGCTGATCGCCAAAGTGTACGAAGACTTCGGTATCGACAGCTACCGATTCCGTCTGTCTTACCGCGATCCGCAGGATACCGAGAAGTATTTCCAGAACGACGAGATGTGGGAAATGTCCCAGCGCATGCTGCGCGAAGTCGTCGAAGAACTCGACCTGCCGTTCTACGAAGCGGAAGGCGAAGCGGCGTTCTACGGACCGAAGCTCGACGTGCAGATCAAAACGGCGCTTGGCAAAGAAGAGACGCTGTCGACTGCGCAGCTCGACTTCCTGCTGCCTGAACGCTTCGAACTGGAATACGTCGGCGACGACGGCCAGAAGCATCGCCCGGTCGTGATCCACCGCGGCATTATCAGCACGATGGAACGCTTCACGGCGTTCCTGCTGGAGAACTTCGCCGGCAATCTGCCGCTGTGGCTGTCGCCGATGCAGGCGAAGATCATTCCGGTATCGGGCAACTACAGCGAGTACGCCGAGCAGGTGGCGGAGAAGCTTAGAGAATCCGGCATTCGCGTCGAGACCGACGTGCGCAACGAAAAGCTCGGCTACAAGATCCGGGAAGCGCAGCTGGAAAAATCGCCGTACATGTTCGTCGTCGGCGAGAACGAGAAAGAAGCGGGCGGCGTGTCCGTGCGCAAGCGCGGCGAAGGCGACCTCGGCGCCAAGCCGCTGGACGAAGTGATCGCCATGCTGCAAGAAGAGATCCGCACCCGTAAAATTTAACGCTTCGGGCCGTCTTGCAAGGCTTCAGGCGTCTTGAACGCAGGCCGCTCCCTTCACGGGAGCGGCCTTTTCGCGTGCGCTTTCGGTCCGTCCGCCGCCGCGGCTCGGTCTCAAGGCCGGCCCGGCTCCGGCCGGAGGCGGGCCGAAAGTTCGCCCCGCAGGCGCAGGCGCAAATCATCCGCGCGCCGCTTCGGACTCCCTTGTTTTTCCCGCATACTGGAAAAAACGAAGGGAGGCGCGGACCATGAAAAAGAATAAAGCGAAAAAGCTGCTCAAAGCGGCGTACGGCAAACTGTTCGGATCGCGGGAAATGCAGGGAGGCACCGTGTCGGCGGCGAAAGTTCAGGCGCTGCGTTCGCCGAAGCGCAGGGGAGAAGAGAGATTCGATTACGATCGCAGCTTGAACGAAGAACTGACGCTCGGCCTGCTGCGCGGCCGGATGTAGACGGCGGGACACAAAACGTCTCGGTCTCGGGACCGAGAAGCTTTTCGTTCCCGCGCCGCTTTTGCAAAGGGTTTCGGTCCGGTAGACTGAACCTACCATCATAAGAAGTGTCCGGATCGGCAGCGCCTGCATCCGGTACCGATACAAGGAGGAGAAGACAATGAAAAAAAGTGGAGCTTTGTGGTTGATCGCGGTCGGCGGCGTGTTTCTGGCGTATCAGCTGGGATGGATCAGCTTCGGCATCGGAGATCTGATTCGGACGTTCTGGCCGATGATTCTGATTCTGATCGGCCTGCAAAAACTGCTGGACACCAAAAAAATGAGTTCCAGCATCGTCGGCAGCGTGATCATGATCGTCATCGGGGGTTATTTTCAGACGCGGAACCTGGGCATGCATGTGCTCAGCCCGGGCGAGTTTTTCAAAATCATGATTCCCGCAGCGCTGATCGCTACCGGCGTCTACGTGCTGCTCAAACCGAAACGATCGCCGGAGTATCCGTCGGTCCAGCGCGACAACCCGGAAGACTTCCATCATTCGGCGCCGCCGGCTCCTCCGGTTCCGCCGATGCCGATCGAACCGCTGGAATCGCCGCTTGACCGCATGTTCGTCAATCTGGACAAAGAAGAACCGGCCGGCGACGGCGAGCCCCGCAACCGGTATGACTGGGCGCCCGAACGTGACGGAAGAAGCGACGGCGAAAGTGAACAACCGGCCGCCGGCCGCGAGCGTTCGAACGAAGGATCGGAGTTTCACAAAATCGGCGGGATGGCCCGCGAGTTCGGCAAGCAGACGGCCGAGCAGATGCGGAAGATCGACTTTTCCCGGATCGCGGACGAAGTGAAGCACGAAGTGGACAGCGCGATGCACGATTTCAAAAAGTCGCTCGGCAAAGAAGGCGACAAACAAGCCGGACCCCGGTATAAATCGGGCGTGCCGCTGGACAAGGAACCGTTCCCGGACTATTTTGCCGAAGACAGCAGGTTTTACGACGACTGCCGCGAAGACATTAGAGAAGAAGAAAACGACCGGGCGGAAATGAAAAAAGCGCGCCAACAGGCGGACAAGGAAAAAAAGGAAAAAACGGTCAACGAATCGAGCTTTATCGGCGACTATTATATCGGCAAAGACTATTTCCGCCTCAAGCCGCTGAACATTTCCCATTTTGTCGGCGACACGGTCATCGATCTGACCAAAGCGCAGATCCCTTACGGCACGACGAGAATCAACATTTCCTGCTTTATCGGCGACGTCGTTATCTACGTTCCGAACGATCCGGAACTCGGCGTGCGGGCCAACAGCAGTTCGTTTCTCGGCGACCATAACGTGCTGGGCAGCACGCGGTCGGGCATCGTGAGCGGCGTGGACGAGACGCAGAACTACGACGAATGCGCCAAACGGATCAAGATTTCGGCGAGTTCCTTCATCGGAGACGTGCACGTGACGAGAGTCGGTTAAGCAGATCGGGGCGAGGTGGGAGCTTACCTATGGGCAACTTATTGAAAAACACGAAATGGGAACTGATTTTGTACTTCCTGCTTAGCGGCGGCATTCTCGCCGCTTTGTTATATTGGTTCAGCCTGTACGGACTCGTACAGGTTTTTCCGCGGAAAGTCTGGTTATTCTACCTGCTGGCCGCGGTGATCGTCGCCGTCGTGACCGGTTACGTGGCCGGTCAGCGTATCCAGCGCCGGATCGACGTGCTGCACTACAGCATGCTTCAGGTCGCGCAGGGCAATCTGGGCCTGCGGCTGGGCGATACGGAAGACCAGTCGTTCGCGCGCGTCTACCGCGAATTCAACGCGATGATGAATTCGATCGAGACGAAGACGAAGCTGCTGCAAAAGCTCGGCGAGAGCGACGCGGTCGGAAAAGAGCAGCTGGTCGAAAGCGCCGTGCGCGAAGAACGCCGCCGGATGGCGCGCGATTTGCACGACTCGGTCAGCCAGCAGATTTTCGCTATCCATATGTCGGCCGCTTCGCTGCCCAAAGTGCTGGAGCGCAACCCGGACGCGGCGGAGACGGTCATGCGGCAGCTGATCCAGATGTCGAATCTGGCGCAGAAGCAGATGCGGGCGCTGATCGCGCAGCTGAGGCCGGTGGAACTCGAAGGCATGGAGCTTCCGGCCGCGCTCGATCGCTGGTTCCCGGATTACTGCATCCAGAACGGATTGAAAGGCATCAAAGACGTCGAACTGTGCAACGGGCTGTCCGAAGCGATCGAGCAGCAGCTGTTCCTGATCGTCCAGGAAGCGATGGCGAACATCGTCAAGCATGCCCAGGCGAGCATCGTCAGCTTGTCGCTGCGGGAGAACGAGCGGCAGGTGCTGCTGTCGATCAGCGACGACGGCAAAGGCTTTTCGGGCGGCGCGGCGCAAAAGCAGGGTTCCTACGGGCTGCTGACGATGCGCGAACGGGCGGAGAAGCTCGGCGGACGGGCCGAAATCTTGTCGAAGCCGGGCGCGGGCACGACGATCCGCGTACATATTCCAAAATTCGGAGAAGAAAAGGCGGTGGACACGCATGGACAAGATCAAGATCCTGCTGGCGGACGATCACGACATGGTGAGAATGGGACTGAAAACGTACTTGATGCTGGAACCGGGGTTTGACGTGATCGGGGAAGCGGCGAACGGCTTCGAAGTGATCGGGCATCTGCGGACGCTGTCCGGGGAAGGCGGCGAAATGCCGGATCTGATCCTGATGGATCTGATGATGCCGGAGATGAACGGCACCGAAGCGACGCGGCTCGTCATGTCGGAATTTCCGACGATCCGCGTCGTTATGCTGACCAGTTTTCTCGAAGACAAGCTGGTCATGGAAGCGATCGAAGCGGGCGCCGTCAGCTATGTGCTGAAGACGGTCACGGCGGAAGAACTGATCTACGCGCTCAAAGGCGCTTACCGCGGCATGCCGGTCATGACCGGAGACGTCTCCCAGGCGCTGACGCGCGGGATCCGCCAGCGGACGGTGGAAGCCGATTCGTCTCCGCTGACCGAGCGCGAGAAGGAAGTGCTGCTGCTGATCGCCGAAGGCATGGGCAACAAGGAGATCGGGGAAGAGCTGCATATCAGTATCAAAACGGTCAAGACCCATGTCAGCAACCTGCTGATGAAGTGCGAATTGGAAGACCGCACGCAGCTTGCGATCTATGCCCACCGGCAGGGGATGGTCCGCTCGTGAGCCTGCTTGCGAACGACTTGACGGAGATCCGGCGTTTTCCGGAAGCGAGCGGCGCCGTCGGCGACAACGGCAAATACCGCGGCATGTACGACCGCATCGCGCCTTTTTACAATCTGTCGAACAAAGTCTACTTTCGCTTGAAATTCGGCGGGGAAGAAGCTTACCGGCGGCAGTTTCTGGACGAACTCGAGATTCCGCCCGGCGGGCGCGTGCTGGAAGTGTCGTGCGGCACCGGGGACAATTTCCCGTATCTGCCGGCGGATATCGAGCTGCACGGCCTCGATCTGTCGCTCGGCATGCTGAACGTGTGCCGGAAGCATCTGCGCAAATGGAAACGTTCCGCTTCGTTATACCAAGCGACGGCCGAACGCCTTCCGTTCGGCGACGACTTTTTCGATACGGTCTACCATGTCGGCGGTATCAACTTTTTCAACGACGGGGCGCAGGCGGTCCGGGAAATGATCCGCGTCGCCAAGCCGGGCACGAAGATCGTGATCGTCGACGAGACCGAACGGCTCGCTTCCGGCACGTACGAGAAGATTCCGTTCGTCGGCCGCCGGTTCAAGCAGCGCGCGGAGATCGTCGTTCCGGTGCGGCTCATTCCGGACGGGATGCTCGAAGTCGAAGCGCGCGAGATCTGCCGCGGCCTGATGTACTGCCTGACTTTTCGCGTGCCGCCCGAATCGTCCGGTTCCGAAGTCCGGGCCTGAACCGACGCCGAACCGCTCCCTGCACCGATCTTGCGGGGAAGCCGGTCTCCTCTCCTTTTCCGCAGGAGAAGAGGCTTTTTTGGCATTTTGCAAAATTAAGGGCTTTCTTATCTTTCTTTATGCCTCTTTTAATGTGTAATTAAGGTTGCTGGGCGAAAATAAGTACAGAAGCAAACGGCAGCATCAGGGCAGACGGTACTTGTCCCATTCAATCGGCAGCAAACGCAATTCACATTTACGTCATTCGGCACAGCCCGAACGCGAGGAGGAAATAGAGATGGACGAGAAGAAATACGGCAATTCTTTTGAAGACAACAACGGAGCAGGCAGCAGCGAAGGGAACCGCAACAATTCCGGAGCCGACTCCTCCGAGCGGACAGGCACGAACCCGGACGGCTCGTCTTACTATTACTCGTACGGCCCGTTCCAATCGGTCGGCTCTTCCGATCCGGAAGCGCCCAAAGTGCAGGACGTCGAAGTCACGCCTCCGAGCGCGATCCGCGGTTACGACTCGTACGGCACGCCAAGTGGACCGAACGGTTCGGCTCCGGGCGGCGGCTCGGGCGGCAACTGGAACTACAACCAGAAGCCGAAGTCTTCGTTCAAAAACGCGCTGACGTCGTTCGCGGCCGGGGCGCTGGGCGCCATCGTCATTACCGGTTCGGTGTTCGGCGCCGGACATGCCGGCTGGTTCGACGGCGACGAAGCGTCGACGGCCAAGGCGGCGACTTCGCAGACCGCGCCGTCCAACCCGAGCGGCGTCTCGACCGCGGCGTATACGATCGCGTCGTCCAAAGACATCTCGGACGTCGTGAACCAGTCCAGCCCTTCGGTCGTCAAGATCGAGACGCTGTCCAAAGGCGGGACTTCCGGTAAGCAGGGCAATTACAACGACCCGTTCTTCAAATATTTCTACGGCGACTCCCAGGGCAGCGAGAACAACGGCGGCTCCGGCACGAATTCCGGTTCCGCTTCGGATCAACTGACGCCGCTCGGACTCGGAACGGGTTTCATTTTCGATAAAGAAGGCTATATCCTGACGAACAACCACGTGGTTGAAGGCGGAGACGTCATCCAGGTTACGCTGGACGGTACGACCAAGCCTTACGAAGCGAAACTGCTCGGTCATAGCGCCGATCTTGACCTGGCGGTCCTCAAGATCACGAGCACCGACGGCAGCGACTTCCCGTACATCTCGCTGGGCGATTCCGATGCGACGGCGATCGGCAACTGGGTCGTCGCAATCGGCAACCCGGAAGGCTTCGAACACACGGTTACGGCCGGCGTGCTCAGCGCCAAAGAACGCGAAATTTCGATCGCCGACGAGACGACGGGCAAAGCGACGCAGTACAAGCACCTGCTGCAGACCGACGCGTCGATCAACCCGGGCAACTCCGGCGGTCCGCTGATCAACCTGAACGGCGAAGTGATCGGCATGAACACGGCCGTCAGCACGGAAGCGCAGGGCATCGGCTTCGCGATTTCCTCGAACACGATCAAAGGCGTCGTCGAACAGCTCAAAAACAACGAAGAAATTCCGAAAGAAGCCGTTCCGTTTATCGGCGCAAGCCTGACGACGATGTCGGACAGCATCGCGCAGCAGATGGGCGTGGACACGAAGGAAGGTTCGCTCGTCAGCGAAGTGCTGTACGGATCGCCGGCCTACAAAGCCGATCTGCGCAGCTACGACATCATCACCGGCGTGAACGGTACGCCTTATGCGACCAGCCAGGATCTGATCGCGGCGATCCAGAAGTTCAAAGTCGGAACCGAAATTACGCTGAACGTCGTGCGCAACGATAAGAAAGTCGACCTCAAAGTAACGGTGGGCGACCGGAACCAGTACGACGAATCGGCCGCTGGACAGCAGGGCGGCGGCAGCGAGAACCAGACTCCGAACAACGGATTGATTAACCCGTTCGGCGGCCAATAAGGATCGCCGGCGAACGACGGATACGAAGCGGGCGAACGGGAGGGGGAGACCCCTCCCGTTTTTTGGCGCCCGGCCTGAGAGTCGCCGCAAGAAAACAGGATGCGAAGGTACGTGAACGTTGCTACAATAATAGAAAAAGAACGTAGAGGGGAACGAATGCATATGCGATCCAATATTCTGATTGTCGACGACGACGAAAAAATCATCTCCATGCTGCGCAGGGGGCTGGCTTTTGAAGGATACGAGGTACACACGGCGCCAAACGGGGCGGAAGGGCTGAAGCTGATGCGCACGACCGATCCCGATCTGCTCGTGCTTGACGTCATGATGCCCGAGGTGGACGGGTTCGAAGTGGTGCGCCGGCTGCGCGAAGCGGGCAGCGCCGTTCCGGTGCTGATGCTTACGGCCAAGGACGAGCTGGAGAATCGGGTCAAAGGACTCGATCTCGGCGCGGACGATTACCTCGTCAAGCCGTTCGCGCTCGAAGAACTGCTGGCGCGGGTGCGCGCGCTGCTGCGCCGCAAAACGGACACGGTCCGCGAAGACGACGGCGAGCGGCTGAGCTTCGAAGACCTCGTCATGAATATCGATTCGCGCGAAGTGACGAGAGGCGAACGCAAGGTCGAACTGACGGCCAAAGAATTCGAACTGCTGCATCTGTTCATGCTCAATCCGAGACGGGTGCTGTCGCGCGACGTGATTATGGACAAAATCTGGGGATACGACTACAGCGGCGAATCCAACGTGCTCGAAGTGTATATCGCGATGCTGCGCCAGAAGACGGAAGATTCAAGCTCCAAGCGCCTGATCCAGACGATCCGGGGCGCCGGTTACATCCTAAGAAGCGATTCCTAAAAGGGGGCAGCCCTCTGCTATGTCTATCCGTTTACGCCTGACCGCCTGGTACTCCGGCATCCTGGCGCTGACTCTGCTGATGTTCAGCGCGATCATCTATACGTTCGTCTATTACAACACTTACCAGAATACGTACGACACGTGGCAGAGCCGTATTCGCGAGCAGATCCGGCAGAGCATCGTCGTCGACGATTCGGGCATGGTCACTTCCAAGATCAATATCGAAAATATTTTGAAAACGATCGACAGCCGGTTATATGTACAGATTTACTTTTACGGCAGCGGCGATCTTCAGCAGTCGGACAATATGACGTTCGGCCCCGGCGCGTTCAAATTCGAGATTCCTCCGCTGGAAGGAGTCAAAGAAGATTTCAGCCGTATCCGCTCCGAAGGCCGGCCTTATTTGATGTATCAACAGCTGCTGCTGCCGGCAAACGGGGCGCGCGAGCCGGTGCTGCTGCAAATTGCGGCCAGTACAGAAGAAGCGGAGAACCTGCTGTCGGATCTGCGCTTCATTCTCCTGCTCGGCTCGGTGTCCACGCTTATTCTGGCCGCCACGCTCGGCATGTTCCTGGCCCGCAAATCGATGGCGCCGATCGGCAAAGTCATCGAAGCGGCGAACGGGGTGCAGACGAGCAGCGACCTCAGCGTCCGGATCGACTATACCGGCCCGCAGGACGAGGTCGGACAGCTGATCAGCACGGTGAACCGGATGCTGGCGCGCACGGAACTGTTTTACAAAGACCTGGAAGAATCGTACCGGGCGCAGCGGCGCTTCGTCTCGGACGCTTCGCACGAGCTGCGTACGCCGCTGACGACCGTTCGGGGCAATACCGATTTGCTCAAAAAGATCTGGACGCTCGACAGCATGCCGCACGGCCTGACCGAAGAAGATCTGCGGCAGATGTCCGTCGAAGCGATCGGCGACATTGCCGATGAATCCGAGCGAATGAGCCGGCTGATCGGCGACATGCTGTCGCTGGCGCGGGCCGACGCCGGCCAGACGATGCAAAAAGAACTGCTGCAGCTCGGTCCGCTGGTCGAAGACGTCGTGCGCCGGGCGCAGTTTCTGCCGCACCGGGCCCAGTGGGCGCCGGGTGATCTGACCGCGCTCGACGGGATCGCCGTAGTCGGCAACAAAGATTATTTGCAGCAGATGCTGTTCATTTTTATCGAAAATGCGTTCAAGTACACGGCGGAAGGACAAGTCTCGCTCGATATTCTCGTCTACCGCCAGCAGGTCGGCATCCGGGTCAAAGATACCGGGATCGGCATGGACAAAGACGAAGTGCCGCATATTTTCGAACGTTTCTACCGGGCCGACGAATCGCGGGGCAAGACGCCCGGCACGGGGCTTGGACTGTCCATCGCCAAATGGATCATCGACGAGCATCAAGGTTCGGTCGAAGTCGTCACGGTCAAAGGCGAAGGCACCACGTTCATCATCTGGCTGCCGGCGCTGTTCCCGGAAATTCAGGCCGCGTCCGAACCGGAAGAAGCCGTCGTAGAGCCGGAGGAAGTTTACGGGGAACCCGTGGAGGTCGCCGGGAAAGACACTTCGGAGCCTGTGGAGCCTGTGGAGCCTATGGAGCCCATGGAGCCCATGGAGCCCGTAGAGATCGAAGACCCGGACGAAACGCAGCGCGGCAATGACGCAGCCGATTCGCCGCCGAAGCCGGAACAAGGACCGGGCGGCCGCGGCTCCGGATCGGTCTGACCGGCGGTCCGAAAGGCTGCGCCTTTCTTCGGGCTGGCGAATACGTTATAATCGGGGTATGCGCGAATACGCGTTTAAGCCATGAATCCGAAAGCAGGTGCGAATAGATGGAAGTTCTACGTATTGCCCCGCGAGGCTATTGCTACGGCGTAGTCGACGCGATGGTGCTCGCCAGACAAGCGGCCAAAAATCTCGATCTGCCCCGGCCTATTTATATACTCGGCATGATCGTGCACAACGCGCACGTCACCCAGTCGTTCGAAGACGAAGGCATCGTGACGCTCGACGGTCCAAACCGGCTGGAAATTCTTGAGCAGGTGGACAAGGGAACGGTCATCTTTACCGCGCACGGGGTATCCCCGGAAGTGCGCAAGCGGGCGCGCGAGCGCGGCCTGACGACGGTCGACGCGACGTGCCCGGACGTGACGAAGACGCATGACCTGATCCGCGAGAAAGCGGGCGAAGGCTACGAGATTATCTATATCGGCAAAAAAAACCATCCGGAACCCGAAGGCGCAATCGGCGTCGCTCCGGACCGGGTGCATCTGATCGAGAAGGAAGAAGAGATCGAAGCGCTGAACATTCCGCCGGGCAAGATCATCATCACGAATCAGACGACGATGAGCCAGTGGGACATCAAGACGATTATGAAAAAGCTGCTGGAGCGTTACCCGGGAGCCGAAGTGCATAACGAAATCTGCCTGGCGACCCAGGTGCGGCAGGAAGCGGTAGCCGAACAGGCCGGGCAAGCGGACCTGGTCATCGTCGTCGGCGACCCGCGCAGCAACAACTCCAACCGCCTGGCGCAGGTGTCCGAAGAGATCGCCGGCACGACCGCTTACCGCGTGTCCGACGTAAGCGAGATCAAGCAGGAATGGCTGATGGGCATCAGCAAGGTGGCTATTACGGCAGGCGCTTCGACGCCGACGCCGATTACCAAAGAAGTCATTCTCTACCTGGAGCAGTTCGAAGAAAGCGATCCGTCCACTTGGGAAATCAAGCGCACGGTCGATATGAAAAAACTGCTGCCGCCGGTACGCGAGAAAAAGAAAGCCGCCGCGGAATAAAGTCCGCGCGGCCGGCTGAACACCGGCCGGCCGCAGCCGCGCCAAGCGAAAAACCCGACCGGGGAATCGGTCGGGTTTTTCGGCTTGCGCTTTGCAAGGCGCAAGCCCCGCGAGGCGCAGCTCAGTGAAGCGCAAGCCCCCGCAAGGAGCAAAGCCCTATGCGGGGTCGGATCGAGAAGCTCAGATCAAGACGTAAGTGGCTCTCAGCGGTCCGTGGACGCCGACGACGAGCTGCATTTCGATATCGGCCGAGTTCGACGGGCCGGAGATCAGGTTAAGGCAGGAGCCGAGCGCGGCGCCGGCTTCATGGCGGCGATTGAGCTCCTGCATCGCCTGCGTCGAGCGCGGCACGATGCGTTCGCGCTCGATAACGGCGATATAATGCGCCGGCAGGAAATGCAGCGCCCGGCCCTGGTCGGGCCGGCTCTCCAGCACGACGGTGCCGGATTCGGCCAGCGCGAAATCGGCAAAAACGAGAGCGACGTTGGCCGCTTCGGCCAGCCGGATATTGCCGGCCCGGCCCGCTTGTTCGGACCAGACGGCTTCGTCTTCAAACGATAATCCGTATTTCGCGAAGCGGGCATCGCCGGAGCGGATGACCGGCCCGCCGCCGCAGCCTGCGATCAGATCGTTCAGCGTCCGCTGAAGCAGGGCCGGCGTCGATTCGATGATCTGCGTATGGATGAAGAAGCACTGCTCTTTGAGAATGTCGACCAGCTGCTCCGGCGTCCGGTCGGCCAGCGTCTCCAGATGCGGCGTGCATGTCCAGGCCGGGCGCGTGACGCTGTCCGTGCGCCGGGGACGCCCGAGACGGTCGGAGACGCGGTTCAGGAACGCTTCGCGGTTGTAGGGATCGGGCCGCGAGGGATCTCGATCGCTGCGGATCGTCATGGGCGTGTCCCTCCTTTTTCTTCTATAGAAAGAGAAGAGGAGATGCGCCGCCCGGCGGCACCGTCCGCAGCGCCCGGAGAAGCGTCCGGGGAAGAGCCGGACGCGGCTGCGGCCGGATCGGCCGCACGGTCCGACGAGCCGCCGCCGCTGCCGGGCTCGCGGTTGGCGTACCAGGCACGGAAGCCGTCTTTGCGCTTGACCGGCTGCGGCAGATCGCGGCTGCCGATCCAGCCCGAGAGCGGAGCCGGGCCGCGCACGATCCGTCCGTGCCGGCTCAGCAGCAGGCTGAGCGGATTCGCCAGCCGCAGCGTGCCGGCGAACAGGCCGGGCGAAGAGAGCAGCCGCCCGGCCGCTTTCATCTGCATCCGGTCGACGCTGCCTGTCC
This genomic window contains:
- a CDS encoding response regulator, with the protein product MDKIKILLADDHDMVRMGLKTYLMLEPGFDVIGEAANGFEVIGHLRTLSGEGGEMPDLILMDLMMPEMNGTEATRLVMSEFPTIRVVMLTSFLEDKLVMEAIEAGAVSYVLKTVTAEELIYALKGAYRGMPVMTGDVSQALTRGIRQRTVEADSSPLTEREKEVLLLIAEGMGNKEIGEELHISIKTVKTHVSNLLMKCELEDRTQLAIYAHRQGMVRS
- a CDS encoding sensor histidine kinase, producing MGNLLKNTKWELILYFLLSGGILAALLYWFSLYGLVQVFPRKVWLFYLLAAVIVAVVTGYVAGQRIQRRIDVLHYSMLQVAQGNLGLRLGDTEDQSFARVYREFNAMMNSIETKTKLLQKLGESDAVGKEQLVESAVREERRRMARDLHDSVSQQIFAIHMSAASLPKVLERNPDAAETVMRQLIQMSNLAQKQMRALIAQLRPVELEGMELPAALDRWFPDYCIQNGLKGIKDVELCNGLSEAIEQQLFLIVQEAMANIVKHAQASIVSLSLRENERQVLLSISDDGKGFSGGAAQKQGSYGLLTMRERAEKLGGRAEILSKPGAGTTIRVHIPKFGEEKAVDTHGQDQDPAGGRSRHGENGTENVLDAGTGV
- the thrS gene encoding threonine--tRNA ligase — encoded protein: MAISISLPDGSVREYADGSTIEDVAASISSSLRKNALAGKQNGIVVDLNTPLENGAQIEIVMPGSPEGLEVVRHSTAHLTAQAVRRLFGTTEVQLGIGPVIEEGFYYDMDLEHGLNPEDLQKIEKEMERIVGENLPITRREVSRDEALKIFGELGDPYKLELINALPEEAAITIYDQGEFFDLCRGPHVPSTGKLKIFKLLSVAGAYWRGDSKNKMLQRIYGTAFFKKAELDEHLHFLEEAKKRDHRKLGKDLKMFTFSNLVGQGLPIWLPNGAKLRRTLERYIVDLEESLGYQHVYTPVMGNVELYKTSGHWEHYQEDMFPPMELDNESLVLRPMNCPHHMMVYKNDMHSYRELPIRIAELGLMHRYEMSGALTGFHRVRAMTLNDAHIFCRPDQIKEEFGRVVKLIAKVYEDFGIDSYRFRLSYRDPQDTEKYFQNDEMWEMSQRMLREVVEELDLPFYEAEGEAAFYGPKLDVQIKTALGKEETLSTAQLDFLLPERFELEYVGDDGQKHRPVVIHRGIISTMERFTAFLLENFAGNLPLWLSPMQAKIIPVSGNYSEYAEQVAEKLRESGIRVETDVRNEKLGYKIREAQLEKSPYMFVVGENEKEAGGVSVRKRGEGDLGAKPLDEVIAMLQEEIRTRKI
- the liaF gene encoding cell wall-active antibiotics response protein LiaF encodes the protein MKKSGALWLIAVGGVFLAYQLGWISFGIGDLIRTFWPMILILIGLQKLLDTKKMSSSIVGSVIMIVIGGYFQTRNLGMHVLSPGEFFKIMIPAALIATGVYVLLKPKRSPEYPSVQRDNPEDFHHSAPPAPPVPPMPIEPLESPLDRMFVNLDKEEPAGDGEPRNRYDWAPERDGRSDGESEQPAAGRERSNEGSEFHKIGGMAREFGKQTAEQMRKIDFSRIADEVKHEVDSAMHDFKKSLGKEGDKQAGPRYKSGVPLDKEPFPDYFAEDSRFYDDCREDIREEENDRAEMKKARQQADKEKKEKTVNESSFIGDYYIGKDYFRLKPLNISHFVGDTVIDLTKAQIPYGTTRINISCFIGDVVIYVPNDPELGVRANSSSFLGDHNVLGSTRSGIVSGVDETQNYDECAKRIKISASSFIGDVHVTRVG
- a CDS encoding S1C family serine protease — translated: MDEKKYGNSFEDNNGAGSSEGNRNNSGADSSERTGTNPDGSSYYYSYGPFQSVGSSDPEAPKVQDVEVTPPSAIRGYDSYGTPSGPNGSAPGGGSGGNWNYNQKPKSSFKNALTSFAAGALGAIVITGSVFGAGHAGWFDGDEASTAKAATSQTAPSNPSGVSTAAYTIASSKDISDVVNQSSPSVVKIETLSKGGTSGKQGNYNDPFFKYFYGDSQGSENNGGSGTNSGSASDQLTPLGLGTGFIFDKEGYILTNNHVVEGGDVIQVTLDGTTKPYEAKLLGHSADLDLAVLKITSTDGSDFPYISLGDSDATAIGNWVVAIGNPEGFEHTVTAGVLSAKEREISIADETTGKATQYKHLLQTDASINPGNSGGPLINLNGEVIGMNTAVSTEAQGIGFAISSNTIKGVVEQLKNNEEIPKEAVPFIGASLTTMSDSIAQQMGVDTKEGSLVSEVLYGSPAYKADLRSYDIITGVNGTPYATSQDLIAAIQKFKVGTEITLNVVRNDKKVDLKVTVGDRNQYDESAAGQQGGGSENQTPNNGLINPFGGQ
- a CDS encoding class I SAM-dependent methyltransferase; the encoded protein is MSLLANDLTEIRRFPEASGAVGDNGKYRGMYDRIAPFYNLSNKVYFRLKFGGEEAYRRQFLDELEIPPGGRVLEVSCGTGDNFPYLPADIELHGLDLSLGMLNVCRKHLRKWKRSASLYQATAERLPFGDDFFDTVYHVGGINFFNDGAQAVREMIRVAKPGTKIVIVDETERLASGTYEKIPFVGRRFKQRAEIVVPVRLIPDGMLEVEAREICRGLMYCLTFRVPPESSGSEVRA